The following coding sequences lie in one Apium graveolens cultivar Ventura chromosome 3, ASM990537v1, whole genome shotgun sequence genomic window:
- the LOC141714623 gene encoding uncharacterized protein LOC141714623, whose product MDWLSLYKASIDYKKKRIVMYTTDNVRISYQGQEQDKKFLSVLQEKKLLRQGCEAYLAHAVDTKKDTLTLDEIPIVREYPDVFPKEFPGLPPDREKEFSIDLIPGAKLVSKAPYRMAPVEMKELAKQLQELLDKGVIRPSVYL is encoded by the coding sequence atggattggttgtctctatataaggCAAGTATTGACTACAAGAAGAAGAGAATTGTCATGTATACAACTGATAATGTAAGGATAAGCTATCAAGGCCAGGAGCAGGACAAGAAGTTTCTCTCAGTATTGCAGGAAAAAAAATTGTTAAGGCAAGGAtgcgaagcatatttggctcatgCGGTGGACACCAAGAAAGATACACTTACTCTAGATGAGATTCCAATTGTAAGGGAATATCCCGACGTCTTTCCGAAAGAAtttccaggattaccacctgatcgtGAAAAAGAGTTTTCTATTGATTTGATTCCAGGAGCAAAATTAGTTTCTAAAGCTCCTTATCGAATGGCTCcggtggaaatgaaagaattggccaAGCAACTTCAAGAACTGCTAGACAAAGGAGTCATCCGACCAAGTGTTTATCTGTAG